A part of Rhodamnia argentea isolate NSW1041297 chromosome 8, ASM2092103v1, whole genome shotgun sequence genomic DNA contains:
- the LOC115738240 gene encoding uncharacterized protein LOC115738240 produces MAKERRHGNRADRDEFLFSDGGNATDRVAGDGDDVLLFGGHGHENDLYGRDGDSPAMKLYPVSPGSPSQLASSSSSGAIEHPVSKFDTLAGVAIRYGVEVADIRRLNGLTTDIQMFALKSLQIPLPGRHPPSTCLSNGSDTPGRSSFEQTPPRHGHHNLFESFHTLRMKTPQQRVSPAMSSLQGYYGLKSDEKATSEGCEMAVYRKGSSHYLEDGPFTKSLPTSNLPLSRHRKTRSLVNTSLDENGELAKDVALFAEDREGESDRWNDKLIRRRQKSEADFLCESNMPEMLLEDNSGGGFSSTSSKGLALRSKAASRTTVASDAEAGSLNPIPLGLGDSVVVDGLTIVRKSSSTSNLQDQESNGSLSSIWPTSKWSLKPDLQALSTVARARPIFDGLPKPGRRNKTALD; encoded by the exons ATGGCCAAAGAGAGGCGGCACGGGAATCGTGCGGATCGCGACGAGTTCCTGTTCTCCGACGGCGGTAACGCCACGGATCGGGTGGCCGGCGATGGCGACGACGTCCTCCTCTTCGGCGGCCACGGTCACGAGAACGATTTGTACGGTCGAGACGGCGATTCGCCGGCGATGAAGCTGTATCCGGTCTCGCCGGGATCGCCCTCACAGCTGGCTTCGTCGTCCTCATCCGGTGCTATCGAGCATCCGGTTTCCAAATTCGACACTCTCGCCGGTGTCGCCATCAGATACGGTGTTGAG GTGGCTGACATAAGACGATTGAATGGCCTAACCACAGATATTCAGATGTTTGCTCTCAAGTCACTCCAAATTCCTCTGCCAGGAAGGCATCCTCCCTCTACATGTTTGTCAAATGGTTCAGATACTCCAGG ACGGAGCAGCTTCGAGCAGACCCCACCTCGGCATGGCCATCACAATCTTTTTGAGTCCTTCCACACCCTAAGAATGAAGACTCCTCAGCAGAGAGTTTCCCCTGCTATGAGTTCATTACAAGGATATTATGGACTCAAATCAGATGAGAAAGCCACATCTGAAGGCTGTGAGATGGCAGTTTACAGAAAAGGAAGTTCTCATTATTTAGAGGACGGTCCATTTACCAAATCCTTGCCAACTTCTAACCTTCCCTTGAGTCGTCATAGGAAGACCAGGAGTCTAGTGAACACTTCACTTGATGAAAATGGTGAACTTGCCAAGGATGTAGCATTATTTGCAGAGGACAGAGAAGGTGAGTCCGACAGATGGAATGATAAACTGATCAGAAGGCGTCAGAAGTCAGAAGCGGATTTTTTGTGCGAATCGAATATGCCAGAAATGTTGTTGGAGGATAATAGCGGCGGTGGGTTTTCATCAACATCAAGTAAGGGCTTAGCTCTGAGATCCAAAGCTGCAAGCCGAACTACTGTGGCCAGTGATGCGGAAGCAGGCAGTTTGAATCCTATACCACTAGGGCTAGGGGATTCAGTCGTGGTTGACGGGCTTACTATTGTAAGGAAGTCATCAAGCACATCAAATTTGCAGGATCAGGAAAGCAATGGTAGCTTATCGTCCATCTGGCCGACATCTAAGTGGAGTTTGAAGCCAGACTTGCAGGCACTTTCAACTGTGGCCAGAGCAAGACCCATATTTGATGGCTTGCCAAAACCTGGCCGACGAAACAAAACCGCACTCGATTAA